A window of the Thiomicrospira microaerophila genome harbors these coding sequences:
- the folM gene encoding dihydromonapterin reductase, translating into MLNNAVLITGAGQRIGYYLAEHFLNHTDYPVIFSYRTERPGVQTLKKSGALGIQADFNQPGAVDDFIRQVKSQVNSLRAIIHNASVWLDDAAAQSFEQQMQLHVNLPYQLNKGLVELLYASESADIISISDAKVARGSAHQVAYLASKAALQSMARSFALAYAPKIKVNDIAPALIMFNEGDDLNYRQQRLSENLMQIEPGPDVIWQTVKYIMTNNYLTGQVINLDGGRSVIN; encoded by the coding sequence ATGTTAAATAACGCAGTTTTGATTACGGGTGCAGGCCAGCGTATAGGCTATTATCTCGCTGAGCATTTTTTAAATCACACTGACTATCCTGTTATTTTTAGTTATCGCACAGAGCGTCCCGGTGTGCAAACGCTCAAAAAATCAGGCGCGCTTGGCATTCAGGCAGATTTTAATCAGCCTGGTGCCGTAGATGACTTTATTCGGCAGGTAAAAAGCCAAGTAAACAGTTTACGTGCCATTATTCATAATGCATCGGTTTGGTTGGATGATGCTGCTGCGCAGAGTTTTGAGCAGCAGATGCAACTCCATGTAAACTTGCCCTATCAACTCAACAAAGGCTTGGTTGAATTGCTCTATGCCTCTGAGTCAGCAGATATTATTTCTATAAGTGATGCGAAAGTTGCGCGGGGCAGTGCGCATCAGGTGGCTTACCTTGCGTCTAAGGCCGCGTTACAAAGCATGGCTAGGTCGTTTGCCTTGGCCTATGCCCCTAAAATCAAAGTTAACGATATAGCGCCTGCCCTAATTATGTTTAACGAAGGTGATGATCTTAATTATCGCCAGCAGCGACTAAGCGAGAATTTAATGCAAATTGAGCCGGGACCAGACGTAATTTGGCAAACGGTAAAATATATTATGACTAATAATTATTTGACTGGACAGGTTATAAACCTTGATGGCGGCCGAAGTGTTATAAACTAA
- a CDS encoding OmpA family protein, which produces MKLTIVAVTTLGLLGLSAAHASSSAIPHENNPGYVWDTQGNVVRDGFGGCVRSINWSIETAIPRCEGIVEPEKVVEKPKPVVAPVVAPKPAPVVAEPAVVIPEKSVVNYKFDNANFDQATGVTGNLNAIAEFAKANPNATVVISGHTCTMGPRAYNEALAKNRANAVQAHLVFRGVPAKQIQTAGYAYDKPVASNDTEQGRAQNRRAEVEIKQ; this is translated from the coding sequence ATGAAATTGACAATTGTTGCTGTTACAACGCTAGGTTTATTGGGTTTAAGTGCGGCTCATGCAAGTTCTAGTGCGATTCCGCATGAGAATAATCCTGGTTACGTATGGGATACGCAAGGTAATGTAGTGCGTGATGGTTTTGGTGGCTGTGTTAGAAGTATTAACTGGTCTATTGAGACGGCAATTCCTCGTTGTGAAGGGATTGTTGAGCCTGAGAAGGTAGTTGAAAAGCCTAAGCCGGTTGTGGCTCCTGTGGTCGCACCTAAGCCTGCGCCAGTTGTTGCTGAACCTGCCGTAGTTATTCCAGAGAAGTCTGTGGTTAATTATAAGTTTGATAATGCTAACTTTGATCAGGCTACTGGGGTTACTGGTAACCTAAATGCGATTGCTGAATTTGCTAAAGCAAATCCGAACGCAACGGTTGTGATTAGTGGTCATACTTGTACAATGGGGCCTCGTGCATACAATGAAGCCTTAGCTAAAAACCGTGCGAATGCAGTGCAAGCGCATCTTGTTTTCCGTGGTGTACCTGCCAAGCAAATTCAAACTGCGGGCTATGCTTATGATAAGCCAGTAGCAAGTAATGATACTGAACAGGGTCGTGCGCAAAACCGCCGTGCTGAAGTTGAAATTAAGCAGTAA
- the mutM gene encoding bifunctional DNA-formamidopyrimidine glycosylase/DNA-(apurinic or apyrimidinic site) lyase: protein MPELPEVETTKRGIEPALCGQRIKACIVRNSKLRWPVAAQLSQLQPGLLIESVTRRAKYLLIKTPLGHIIIHLGMSGHLRLLPIGTPAEKHDHIDLELSNNLCLRYQDPRRFGAWLWTEDDPLQHPLLAKLAPEPLSDAFNGDYLYQAIAHRNTAIKALIMNNHYVVGVGNIYANESLFLAGIHPLRSGKSLSLEASHQLTNIIKKVLNAAIEQGGTTLKDFMSPTGKPGYFAQKLFVYDRANQPCLVCQTPIERAVHFQRASYFCPQCQALPDQSV, encoded by the coding sequence ATGCCCGAACTGCCAGAAGTTGAAACCACAAAGCGTGGCATTGAACCCGCCCTTTGCGGGCAACGTATTAAAGCCTGCATAGTTCGTAACTCGAAACTACGCTGGCCAGTGGCGGCTCAACTCAGCCAACTGCAACCAGGCCTGCTGATTGAATCGGTAACACGGCGCGCCAAATACCTTTTAATCAAGACCCCACTGGGCCATATCATTATCCACCTCGGCATGTCTGGACACCTCAGGCTTTTACCCATTGGCACCCCGGCAGAAAAACACGACCATATTGACCTAGAACTCAGCAACAATCTGTGTCTTCGTTATCAAGACCCTAGACGATTTGGGGCTTGGCTCTGGACAGAAGACGACCCGCTGCAACATCCTCTGCTTGCTAAACTTGCGCCCGAACCTCTATCTGACGCATTCAATGGTGATTATCTTTATCAAGCTATTGCACATCGGAACACAGCGATTAAAGCCTTGATTATGAACAACCACTATGTCGTTGGCGTGGGAAACATCTATGCTAATGAATCGCTTTTTCTTGCAGGGATTCACCCCCTTCGCTCAGGAAAAAGCTTGTCGTTAGAAGCATCGCATCAGCTCACAAACATCATTAAAAAAGTGCTAAATGCCGCGATTGAGCAAGGGGGAACCACATTAAAAGACTTTATGTCACCTACTGGCAAACCGGGTTACTTTGCACAAAAACTGTTTGTTTATGACCGAGCTAACCAACCCTGTTTAGTCTGCCAAACACCGATTGAACGCGCGGTACATTTTCAGCGTGCCAGCTACTTTTGCCCCCAGTGCCAAGCCTTACCTGATCAATCAGTTTAA
- a CDS encoding methyl-accepting chemotaxis protein, whose product MFKNVQSLNTKVIAIAVSVGVVVALVVGLMMYLSSVKPVKSNVEQAMLEEMQVHINAAIDLKVQSGIMGATAMTLQRNVMEALVVEDRDEVLDLFAGIRDGFRSKSNFNNIATILLTADGRMLVRSWDLDNYGQSAANSPLIQRAMNEKHAFAALGVGARGVGVMAISPVIDDGEFLGMISLLQGLASVVHDFKQNLDIDWVMLTDKRYLDEKYPGMGVVDQNTPIGNNYVLANNRWFNEDSVSLLARSYKEIEAEQLAVYVRDGKVFIDIPAYDEENILLGRHLFIMDEQRYLAPIETAMNNAWLSLISVLIGIFLLTLALVLAIGRMVIKPLQRVQTLSEQIINTGDFSLRASITSSDEVGKTSVAINQLLENVSGALSGANQTVSAIAEGDFNQRITGHYVGDLQKLQQGVNASADNIAKVMTQFGRTMEAMKRGEFKLKLECEAKGEYLKMMENAQATMDEMNAIIAEINDVMRGMAQGEFNHRVEAEANGEMKLLKDSINESMEQLDEAIKEITSIVVAQSEGDLTQLINGDYDGDLQRLKNAVNSSLTKLAQIVSQAVQAADIVNNAAKEVSQGSLDLSERVQQQAAALEQTSATMDQMNSAVQNNTDNAQNAAKVASSVQAEAQQGESVMKQTIAAMGAIQESSHKISEIVTLIDGIAFQTNLLALNAAVEAARAGEHGRGFAVVAGEVRALAQKSAEAAKDIKKLINESVDRIDEGTKLASASGERLVAITHAVEEVTSMINQIAQASAEQAEGVSQVHSAISDIDGATQQNAALVEQTSATSESMSEQANELSRNMGFFKTSATSRIEAQPAVKLKKPEVKQLKPLSPRKEVKSTSTSAKLNNDEWQEF is encoded by the coding sequence ATGTTTAAAAATGTTCAGTCCTTGAACACTAAAGTCATTGCTATTGCTGTGTCAGTCGGTGTTGTTGTTGCATTAGTTGTTGGTCTAATGATGTATCTGAGCTCAGTTAAACCGGTTAAATCGAATGTTGAGCAGGCGATGTTAGAGGAAATGCAAGTTCATATTAACGCAGCCATTGATCTCAAAGTGCAAAGCGGCATTATGGGCGCTACAGCCATGACCTTGCAGCGTAATGTGATGGAAGCGTTAGTCGTTGAGGATCGTGATGAAGTGTTGGATTTGTTTGCCGGCATTCGAGACGGTTTCCGCTCAAAATCAAATTTCAATAATATTGCAACGATTTTATTAACAGCAGATGGGCGTATGTTAGTGCGCTCATGGGATCTTGATAACTATGGACAAAGCGCTGCGAATAGCCCATTGATACAGCGCGCAATGAATGAAAAGCATGCTTTTGCTGCTTTAGGCGTGGGTGCGAGAGGGGTGGGTGTGATGGCCATTTCACCGGTTATTGACGATGGTGAATTTTTAGGCATGATCTCATTGTTGCAGGGGTTGGCATCAGTGGTTCACGATTTTAAGCAGAATTTAGATATTGATTGGGTAATGCTGACCGATAAACGCTACCTTGATGAGAAGTACCCTGGGATGGGGGTTGTGGATCAGAATACTCCGATTGGTAATAATTATGTGCTGGCAAACAATCGTTGGTTTAATGAAGATTCGGTAAGTCTATTAGCGCGTAGCTATAAAGAAATAGAAGCTGAGCAGCTTGCGGTTTATGTTCGTGATGGTAAGGTTTTTATCGATATTCCAGCTTATGACGAAGAAAATATATTATTAGGCCGTCATCTGTTTATTATGGATGAGCAACGCTATTTGGCACCTATTGAAACCGCGATGAATAATGCTTGGTTGTCTTTAATCAGCGTTTTGATAGGTATTTTCTTATTGACCTTAGCGTTAGTGCTAGCTATCGGGCGGATGGTTATCAAGCCATTGCAACGGGTACAGACCTTAAGCGAACAAATTATCAATACCGGTGATTTTAGTTTGCGTGCCTCGATTACCTCTAGTGACGAAGTGGGTAAAACCTCTGTGGCGATAAATCAACTACTTGAAAATGTCAGTGGTGCTTTAAGTGGCGCTAATCAAACCGTTTCTGCCATTGCTGAAGGTGATTTCAATCAACGAATTACGGGTCATTACGTTGGCGATTTGCAAAAGTTGCAGCAAGGTGTTAATGCGAGTGCAGACAATATCGCAAAGGTCATGACTCAGTTTGGTAGAACCATGGAGGCGATGAAACGTGGAGAGTTTAAGCTTAAACTTGAGTGCGAAGCGAAGGGTGAATACCTTAAAATGATGGAAAATGCGCAAGCCACAATGGATGAAATGAACGCGATCATTGCTGAAATTAATGATGTAATGCGCGGCATGGCACAAGGTGAGTTTAATCATCGTGTAGAAGCAGAAGCAAATGGTGAAATGAAGCTGTTAAAAGACAGTATCAATGAATCAATGGAACAGCTTGACGAGGCAATTAAAGAAATTACTTCTATTGTTGTTGCGCAAAGTGAGGGTGATTTAACACAGCTTATTAATGGTGATTATGACGGAGATTTACAGCGTCTGAAAAATGCAGTCAATAGTTCGTTAACCAAGTTGGCTCAAATCGTGTCTCAAGCTGTACAGGCTGCCGATATTGTTAACAATGCAGCAAAAGAAGTTTCACAGGGTTCATTAGACTTAAGCGAGCGTGTTCAACAGCAGGCTGCAGCATTGGAGCAAACCTCAGCGACGATGGATCAAATGAATTCCGCAGTCCAAAACAATACAGATAATGCCCAAAATGCAGCCAAGGTCGCTAGCAGCGTGCAAGCTGAAGCCCAGCAGGGTGAGTCAGTAATGAAGCAGACGATTGCAGCGATGGGCGCGATTCAAGAATCTAGTCATAAGATCTCAGAAATTGTGACGTTAATTGATGGTATTGCTTTCCAAACAAACTTACTCGCATTGAATGCAGCAGTTGAAGCTGCAAGAGCTGGGGAGCATGGTCGAGGTTTTGCAGTTGTTGCTGGTGAGGTAAGAGCGTTGGCTCAGAAATCGGCAGAAGCCGCGAAAGACATTAAAAAATTGATCAATGAAAGTGTTGACAGAATTGATGAGGGTACTAAGTTAGCCAGTGCATCAGGTGAACGTCTGGTAGCTATTACGCATGCTGTTGAAGAAGTTACTTCAATGATTAATCAGATTGCACAAGCTTCAGCTGAGCAGGCTGAAGGGGTTTCACAGGTTCATTCGGCAATTTCTGACATTGATGGTGCAACCCAGCAGAATGCGGCTTTGGTTGAGCAGACATCGGCCACTTCTGAGTCAATGAGTGAACAGGCTAATGAGTTGAGTCGTAATATGGGTTTTTTCAAAACCAGTGCCACGTCAAGAATTGAAGCGCAGCCCGCTGTAAAGCTGAAAAAGCCTGAGGTGAAACAATTGAAACCCTTATCTCCACGCAAAGAGGTCAAATCTACATCGACTTCTGCTAAACTAAATAATGATGAGTGGCAAGAGTTCTAA
- a CDS encoding TIGR01777 family oxidoreductase → MNILLLGGTGFVGKHLATALRQDGHQVTQTGRTAFKSLEHLTSLLQGQDVVVQMSGANIGQRWNESYKKQLYTSRIDTTQLLAQALKQLATPPKQMIAVSAIGIYPQKPCGEPLNEDCRDTDPGFLGQLGQAWENASQQLSPTPLILRFGVVLGKDGGALQKMLPAFKLGLGGPVASGEQCFSWVHIDDLIAAFKWALTHPEQTGALNVTAPQPLKQKDFARALAKTLNRPYGLPMPELMLKLIFGEGAQVLTHSSCVLPKRLQDQNFVFQYPDAESALKQILAN, encoded by the coding sequence ATGAATATTCTACTCTTAGGCGGCACCGGATTTGTAGGAAAACACCTCGCCACAGCGCTGCGCCAAGATGGGCACCAGGTTACCCAAACAGGCCGAACGGCATTTAAATCGCTTGAGCACTTAACCTCGCTACTTCAAGGTCAGGATGTGGTTGTTCAAATGAGCGGTGCCAATATTGGCCAACGCTGGAATGAATCCTATAAAAAACAACTTTATACCAGCCGTATTGATACCACTCAACTTTTAGCCCAAGCCCTAAAGCAACTTGCAACACCCCCAAAACAAATGATTGCGGTTTCAGCCATTGGTATTTATCCACAAAAACCCTGCGGTGAACCGCTTAATGAAGATTGCCGAGACACTGACCCAGGGTTTTTAGGCCAACTGGGGCAAGCTTGGGAAAATGCCAGCCAACAATTATCGCCCACCCCCTTAATTCTTCGTTTTGGCGTCGTATTGGGTAAAGATGGCGGCGCATTACAAAAAATGCTACCCGCCTTCAAGCTTGGCCTTGGTGGGCCAGTGGCAAGTGGCGAGCAATGTTTTAGCTGGGTGCACATAGATGACTTGATTGCTGCGTTTAAATGGGCGTTAACCCACCCCGAACAAACCGGCGCACTCAATGTAACGGCACCTCAACCCCTCAAACAAAAAGACTTTGCACGCGCACTTGCAAAGACCTTAAATCGCCCCTATGGTTTACCTATGCCGGAGCTGATGTTAAAGCTGATATTTGGTGAAGGTGCACAAGTGCTAACCCACAGCAGTTGCGTTTTACCCAAACGCCTGCAAGATCAAAATTTTGTGTTTCAATACCCTGATGCCGAATCCGCTTTAAAACAGATTCTAGCTAACTAA
- a CDS encoding HprK-related kinase B, with protein sequence MPMLLPILKNLCTCVTTEQPGLVIRLDHWKLLVQSNNQPLIDTLLSYFGNLAQYEILPSADSPRLVAIQIDDNTKLEPLHQLAFKDWPREPGKTGRKEAVHDFSDELNQPQRLVHKIKTGLILWQNAQQPAVFGDLNRHPNQVINFILSQNLNHWQNAGWLLGHCAALQLKDQRGIAIAGVSGGGKSTLMLRLLEQAQGFISNDRVLFKAQKNSVMLRGIPKQPRINPGTIIHNPKLHSLISDHQPYLAMPDASLRTLEEKYDVPVQQLYDGVDYLPQTKLHQIYLLNWGLNENAATQITKVDLAQREELVKAIMKSPGVFYQHQDQSFQQKGQDPIIKDYQNLLKHTEVFEVTGQLNFEAATQLILNNLSK encoded by the coding sequence ATGCCGATGCTTTTGCCAATTCTAAAAAACCTCTGTACTTGTGTAACCACGGAACAACCAGGCCTGGTGATAAGGCTTGATCACTGGAAATTATTAGTTCAATCTAATAATCAGCCTCTAATAGACACACTTTTGAGCTATTTTGGTAATCTCGCCCAATATGAGATTCTGCCCAGTGCAGATTCCCCAAGGCTGGTCGCGATTCAAATAGATGACAATACAAAGCTTGAACCGCTTCACCAGCTTGCCTTTAAAGACTGGCCGCGAGAACCCGGAAAAACCGGCCGTAAAGAAGCCGTGCATGACTTTAGCGACGAATTAAACCAGCCACAACGCCTCGTACATAAAATAAAGACCGGGCTCATTTTATGGCAAAATGCGCAACAGCCCGCTGTTTTCGGAGACCTTAACCGTCATCCAAATCAAGTCATCAACTTTATCCTAAGCCAAAACCTTAATCACTGGCAAAATGCAGGCTGGCTGCTAGGCCATTGTGCGGCGCTGCAACTTAAGGATCAGCGCGGCATTGCGATTGCCGGCGTATCCGGTGGTGGCAAATCAACACTAATGCTTAGGTTATTGGAACAGGCGCAAGGCTTTATAAGTAATGATCGCGTTTTATTTAAAGCTCAAAAAAATAGCGTGATGCTACGTGGCATACCCAAACAGCCACGCATTAACCCGGGCACTATTATTCACAACCCCAAACTCCATAGTTTAATTAGTGACCATCAGCCATACCTTGCCATGCCTGATGCAAGCCTTAGAACACTTGAAGAAAAATACGACGTGCCTGTTCAACAACTCTATGATGGCGTTGATTATTTGCCACAGACTAAACTTCATCAAATTTACCTGCTCAACTGGGGATTGAATGAAAATGCCGCGACCCAGATTACAAAAGTCGACCTTGCCCAACGCGAAGAATTGGTTAAAGCGATTATGAAATCTCCAGGCGTATTTTATCAACACCAAGACCAAAGCTTCCAACAAAAAGGGCAAGACCCCATAATCAAAGACTATCAAAACCTACTAAAACACACCGAGGTATTTGAAGTTACCGGTCAACTTAATTTTGAAGCCGCTACACAACTTATTCTGAATAACCTATCAAAATAG
- a CDS encoding aminoglycoside phosphotransferase family protein: MTSSNEQPDALGFLILEIRKQLRLIERFLQTGELRYASSSLKRRDYIDNYHIQLVNRLQQVPAENFYSLNHMSYSLRAFSHSLDDLVFHSRQLKHFNWIQHKRVFESFSLLLDGLDSIEAALADPQLQSALKLCRSKVQLDKNTDKLREKLAKLANRNQHNEDLLQASFIIHDLSKLGEALLHIGEAIISEKIGQPIEIQRYRSLEATLTQLELNTDDLSIHSLGETKSGCLISGVKNQDDDEDKIIAVFKQGDQTKLKEEKLGIQRWQKKYPGIAPKLYSYHRSGDKAALLYEYLEGDTLDSLLIKHQYTKVNQALDALFSLLPKIWQDTQIDQPVGASFMQQLKKRLPDIYQVHPEFEVSQNKIGELKQERLETLIKQGALLESKLTVPMAVYIHGDFNLDNILFDSHGQTINFIDLHRSDYLDYVQDLSVLMVSHYRLMNFDPEVRKQLALSMDRIYDFGADYAQTIQDTHFHLRLGLGLARSFLTSTRFVLDQSHAKSMHFRGRYLLENLVQLTQSQQDLLTYRIPKELFRD, from the coding sequence ATGACCAGTTCGAATGAGCAACCTGATGCACTGGGATTTTTAATTTTAGAAATCCGAAAACAATTGCGTTTGATTGAACGTTTTTTACAAACAGGTGAGCTGCGCTATGCATCAAGTAGTTTAAAGCGTCGAGACTATATTGATAACTACCACATACAACTAGTTAATCGTCTGCAACAGGTTCCGGCAGAAAACTTTTACAGCCTTAACCACATGAGCTATAGTCTTCGTGCTTTTTCTCATAGCTTAGATGACTTGGTATTCCACAGTCGTCAGCTCAAACACTTTAACTGGATTCAACACAAACGCGTGTTTGAAAGCTTCAGCCTATTGCTTGATGGCCTAGATTCGATTGAGGCCGCATTAGCCGACCCCCAACTTCAAAGTGCCCTAAAACTCTGTCGCAGTAAAGTTCAACTCGATAAGAACACCGACAAACTGCGTGAAAAGCTAGCCAAACTAGCAAACCGCAACCAACACAATGAAGACCTACTGCAAGCCAGTTTCATTATTCACGATCTCAGCAAGCTGGGCGAAGCCTTGCTACATATTGGTGAAGCCATTATTTCAGAAAAAATTGGGCAGCCGATTGAAATTCAACGCTATCGCTCTCTAGAAGCCACCCTGACCCAGCTTGAACTCAATACCGACGACTTAAGCATCCATTCACTAGGTGAAACCAAATCAGGTTGCCTGATTTCAGGGGTTAAAAACCAAGATGACGATGAAGACAAAATTATTGCGGTTTTCAAACAAGGTGACCAAACCAAGCTAAAAGAAGAAAAACTAGGTATTCAGCGTTGGCAAAAAAAATACCCCGGCATTGCACCCAAACTCTATTCTTATCATCGCTCTGGCGACAAGGCGGCCCTGCTTTATGAATACCTAGAGGGTGACACCCTAGACAGCCTACTTATCAAACACCAATACACTAAAGTAAATCAAGCCCTAGATGCGCTCTTCAGCCTGTTACCAAAAATCTGGCAAGATACTCAAATTGACCAGCCAGTTGGTGCCAGCTTTATGCAACAACTAAAAAAGCGGCTTCCCGACATCTACCAGGTACACCCTGAGTTTGAAGTAAGTCAGAATAAAATTGGAGAACTAAAACAAGAGCGCCTAGAGACCTTAATAAAACAGGGCGCATTGCTAGAGTCAAAATTAACCGTTCCGATGGCGGTCTATATCCACGGTGACTTTAACCTCGACAACATTCTCTTTGACAGCCATGGTCAAACCATTAACTTTATTGATCTGCATCGCTCAGATTACCTAGATTATGTCCAAGATTTGTCGGTGTTAATGGTTTCACATTACCGATTAATGAACTTTGACCCAGAAGTCCGCAAGCAACTTGCCTTGAGCATGGATCGGATTTACGATTTCGGCGCAGACTATGCTCAAACCATTCAAGACACCCACTTTCATCTAAGATTAGGCTTAGGCTTGGCGCGATCTTTTTTAACATCGACACGCTTTGTTCTCGACCAAAGCCATGCTAAATCCATGCACTTTCGTGGGCGCTATCTACTCGAAAACCTAGTACAACTGACTCAGAGTCAACAAGATTTACTTACTTATCGTATTCCAAAGGAACTGTTTCGTGATTAA
- a CDS encoding TRAM domain-containing protein produces the protein MKLPQRRPATKKLSRIQLKGQIKDISVTGLTHHGQGVAKINGKTLFIENALPGEQVDIKIIEDQPQYSLAKVTHWHHYAEDRTQPFCQYYGECGGCDLQHLAYPSQLHWKQQNFINQLESQLDTRKLEVLPMLADEDRHYRRRARLFLTKDSKTKQPLLGFRKARSNQVIDIEQCPILTPELNQAFSKARFNLLPLATRQTKELQLAKAENGVWLTMEGYYEQPASQQPYYTVNNLRLHFDPNGFIQVNEAVNNLLVEQALSWLKLSKKDCLLDLFCGNGNFSIAASKQAGLVVGVEGAASALKHAQNNAQYNNCPNLEFFQADLFQDCQHQAWWNKKYNSIILDPGRMGAKLVCEHLSMLAADQILYISCQSDTLIRDLKLLEQQNYRLVKCQLFDMFPHTQHFETMVLLHKKT, from the coding sequence ATGAAATTACCACAACGTCGCCCAGCAACGAAAAAACTATCCAGGATTCAACTTAAAGGGCAGATTAAAGATATATCAGTCACTGGGCTCACCCACCATGGCCAAGGTGTTGCGAAAATAAACGGTAAAACTCTATTTATCGAAAACGCCCTGCCCGGCGAACAGGTCGATATTAAAATTATCGAAGATCAGCCACAGTATTCTTTAGCCAAGGTAACACACTGGCATCATTATGCAGAAGACCGGACTCAACCTTTTTGCCAGTATTATGGCGAATGTGGTGGCTGTGACCTTCAACACCTTGCCTATCCAAGCCAACTCCACTGGAAGCAACAGAACTTTATTAACCAGTTGGAATCTCAACTCGATACCCGAAAACTTGAAGTTTTACCGATGCTGGCTGACGAGGATCGCCATTATCGTCGCCGTGCAAGATTATTTTTAACCAAAGACAGCAAAACAAAACAGCCCTTGCTCGGCTTCAGAAAGGCGCGAAGCAATCAAGTGATCGATATTGAGCAATGCCCAATACTCACTCCTGAACTGAACCAAGCCTTCAGCAAAGCACGATTTAATCTTCTCCCTCTTGCTACAAGACAAACCAAAGAACTTCAATTGGCAAAAGCAGAAAATGGTGTTTGGCTGACTATGGAGGGATATTACGAGCAACCAGCTAGCCAGCAGCCTTATTACACTGTTAATAACCTCAGACTTCATTTTGATCCAAACGGATTTATTCAGGTGAATGAGGCGGTCAATAATCTGCTAGTCGAACAGGCACTTAGTTGGCTCAAACTATCAAAAAAAGACTGTTTGCTAGACCTTTTTTGCGGTAACGGCAATTTTAGTATCGCTGCCTCTAAACAAGCAGGCCTGGTTGTGGGCGTAGAAGGCGCAGCCTCTGCACTTAAACACGCGCAAAACAATGCACAGTACAATAATTGCCCCAACCTCGAATTCTTCCAAGCCGACTTATTTCAAGACTGCCAGCACCAGGCCTGGTGGAACAAAAAATACAATAGCATTATCCTCGATCCAGGCCGAATGGGAGCCAAACTAGTTTGTGAACACTTGAGCATGCTTGCTGCAGATCAAATACTCTATATTTCATGCCAAAGCGACACCTTAATAAGAGACTTAAAACTACTGGAACAACAAAACTATCGATTAGTAAAATGTCAACTTTTTGATATGTTCCCGCACACCCAGCATTTTGAAACCATGGTACTTCTACACAAGAAAACCTAG
- a CDS encoding GAK system ATP-grasp enzyme, with the protein MINFKIGVVGIEGKWSTEVLADAIEERTGFRLVIDIEKVVANLAEKKVFYKGYNLCELDAIIIKKVSQTYSPAILDRLEILRFVESCRCRIFSPPESIIRLVDRMACTVTLAQAGIPMPPTVITEDIEAALQAIDEFDEAVLKPLFSTKATGMELIKAKQPAKKLRAQLQAYHQQHGFYYIQKKLILPGQDLGLMFLGGEYKGAYARVSSNTSWNTTIANGGKYAAASPSDEIIQLADKAQALFKLDFTTVDIAETDEGPVCFEVSAFGGFKGAKEGLGINIAEKYVDYVTNKIASQ; encoded by the coding sequence GTGATTAATTTTAAAATAGGTGTAGTTGGGATTGAAGGCAAATGGTCTACCGAAGTCCTAGCGGATGCTATTGAAGAACGCACTGGGTTTCGCCTGGTGATTGATATTGAAAAAGTGGTCGCCAACCTAGCTGAAAAAAAAGTATTCTATAAAGGCTACAATCTGTGCGAACTCGATGCCATTATCATAAAAAAAGTATCACAAACCTACAGCCCTGCCATCTTAGATCGGTTAGAAATTCTACGCTTTGTAGAATCCTGCCGATGTCGTATCTTCTCGCCCCCAGAATCGATCATTCGGCTAGTTGACAGAATGGCCTGCACCGTCACCTTAGCTCAGGCGGGTATTCCTATGCCTCCGACAGTGATAACCGAAGATATCGAAGCCGCGCTTCAAGCGATAGATGAATTTGATGAAGCAGTACTCAAACCCTTATTTTCCACCAAAGCGACTGGGATGGAACTGATCAAAGCCAAACAACCGGCTAAAAAATTGCGTGCTCAATTACAGGCTTACCATCAACAGCATGGCTTTTATTACATTCAGAAAAAACTGATACTTCCAGGTCAAGACTTGGGTCTAATGTTTTTAGGTGGCGAGTACAAAGGCGCTTATGCTCGGGTGTCAAGCAACACCAGTTGGAACACGACTATCGCTAATGGCGGAAAATATGCTGCGGCATCACCTTCGGATGAAATCATCCAACTGGCTGACAAGGCTCAAGCCTTGTTTAAGCTGGATTTTACTACTGTAGATATTGCAGAAACCGATGAGGGGCCGGTTTGCTTCGAAGTCTCCGCGTTCGGTGGTTTTAAAGGCGCCAAGGAAGGCCTAGGTATTAATATTGCAGAAAAATATGTTGATTACGTGACGAATAAAATAGCGAGCCAATAA